The following proteins come from a genomic window of Gimesia chilikensis:
- the drmA gene encoding DISARM system helicase DrmA, giving the protein METESSPIEVRAELVDALQLDLIGPTEGLGDPQEMLPQSPSRWYLTGFLVPTEADEKQRCDPTSNDDLDQAAEPAGLDDDSTPEKTAARLSFLPSSMGMSVLIPPQVENLETLVRYGEYTRVEQDEGYTGPHEWRRIPREEHVSLNVGDSTPGNGKVAVPNSRGVELVWSVRRVPDTGFEGGLPDGTRSLSVFVVNRRKPAPDEIRDEGFIFQVDLGLQSEVSFVARPNLHSLESDDWDERVADLQYRDAFEFSVGHSVSTESMVEQGECRKVKTTWLPTAEVERVAPAKKEGVTLDMGLLSVLRDAADAQDQLGQFVTSYKEWIKNQGTSLDRLSTRRRETAQELLHRANLAADRIQSGIDLLADPQCLEAFRIANKAMAAQGRRRLALQWNKKPEEITPEWRPFQLAFILMNLRGIADPTSDDRELVDLLFFPTGGGKTEAYLGLAAFTLVLRRLRNPGLSSAGLSVLMRYTLRLLTLDQLGRAAALICALELERQQDVEKLGEWPFEIGLWVGKAATPNRMGSKGDTDPHSARRKTIAFQNNDKKPSPIPLEECPWCGTKFKATSFQLLPYADEPTDLRVTCANRRCDFSQGNSLPILSVDEPIYRRLPCFMIATVDKFAAMPWTGEVGGFFGRVDRADSAGFYGPCHPTEGVPLPVDRLPPPDLVIQDELHLISGPLGTVVGLYETALDELSAIDIDGKTVHPKIIASTATVRRAQSQIRALFNRRDVDVFPPPGPDIRDSFFAETHSTEESNARKYVGVAAQGRSPKVILLRVYMALLGAAQKAYAEAGGKKNTENPADPYMTLLGYFNSLRELGGARRLIEDDVRTQLTGRGSRKRIGETEGLFLDRTIAYEPVELTSRVSTDKVSEAKRRLSQLFKEKDHVDVAIATNMISVGLDITRLGLMVCFGQPKTSAEYIQATSRVGRDADRPGLVVTILNIHRPRDRSHYERFTAFHNTFYRSVEATSVTPFSPRALDRGLAGTLIALARLGNSVMTPPRGALEILNERARLDSAVDLLAERALETHDKRSSEDAKQLKLKVHKQCNGLLDAWYTIAKELHDVGGALQYQTETGGAQRLLYEFLNTELKTLPARHKKFRANRSMRDVEPSVNLWLKTIDGVDIDEEEKDT; this is encoded by the coding sequence ATGGAAACCGAATCTTCACCTATCGAAGTTCGAGCTGAACTCGTTGACGCATTGCAACTGGACCTCATCGGGCCAACAGAAGGATTGGGTGATCCGCAGGAAATGCTGCCGCAGTCCCCTTCCCGCTGGTATCTGACCGGCTTTCTGGTCCCCACAGAAGCGGATGAAAAGCAGCGGTGCGATCCCACCAGCAATGATGATCTTGACCAGGCGGCAGAACCGGCCGGGCTGGATGATGATAGCACACCGGAGAAAACCGCTGCGCGGCTCTCATTTCTCCCCAGCAGTATGGGAATGAGTGTATTGATTCCCCCACAGGTTGAGAACCTCGAAACTCTGGTGCGTTATGGCGAGTACACACGAGTTGAGCAGGATGAAGGGTATACCGGGCCTCACGAGTGGAGACGGATTCCACGGGAAGAGCATGTCTCTCTCAATGTTGGCGACAGTACGCCCGGGAATGGAAAAGTTGCGGTTCCCAACAGCCGTGGTGTCGAGCTGGTCTGGTCTGTCAGACGTGTTCCCGATACGGGGTTTGAAGGCGGGCTTCCCGACGGGACGCGAAGTCTGTCTGTATTTGTGGTCAATCGCCGTAAACCTGCTCCTGATGAGATTCGCGATGAGGGTTTCATCTTCCAGGTGGATCTGGGGCTGCAAAGCGAAGTTTCTTTCGTCGCCCGACCGAATCTGCACAGCCTGGAAAGTGATGACTGGGACGAGCGCGTGGCTGATCTGCAATATCGCGATGCGTTTGAGTTTTCTGTGGGACACAGCGTTTCCACCGAATCGATGGTCGAACAGGGCGAGTGCAGGAAGGTCAAAACCACCTGGCTGCCCACGGCGGAAGTTGAACGCGTCGCGCCGGCCAAAAAAGAGGGGGTGACCCTCGATATGGGGTTGCTCTCCGTGTTGCGCGATGCCGCGGATGCCCAGGACCAACTGGGGCAGTTCGTTACTTCCTATAAGGAATGGATCAAGAATCAGGGAACATCCCTCGACAGGTTGTCGACGCGCCGCAGGGAAACGGCCCAAGAACTGCTCCATCGTGCGAATCTGGCGGCGGATCGAATTCAATCGGGAATTGACCTCCTGGCAGATCCGCAATGCCTGGAAGCGTTTCGCATCGCGAATAAAGCCATGGCAGCCCAGGGGCGTCGTCGACTGGCTTTACAGTGGAATAAAAAGCCGGAAGAGATCACTCCTGAATGGCGTCCTTTTCAGCTGGCGTTTATTCTGATGAACCTCCGCGGGATTGCCGATCCTACCAGTGACGACCGCGAACTGGTTGATTTGCTGTTCTTCCCAACTGGTGGTGGAAAGACCGAAGCTTACCTGGGGCTGGCAGCGTTCACGCTCGTCTTGAGGCGGCTTCGGAATCCGGGGCTTTCATCCGCAGGATTGAGTGTGCTGATGCGTTATACGCTGCGTCTGCTGACGCTCGATCAGCTGGGACGCGCAGCAGCGTTGATCTGCGCATTGGAACTGGAGCGTCAACAGGATGTAGAAAAGCTGGGCGAGTGGCCCTTTGAGATCGGTTTGTGGGTCGGGAAAGCAGCAACACCCAACCGGATGGGCTCTAAAGGAGATACCGATCCCCATTCAGCGCGCAGGAAAACAATCGCGTTCCAGAACAACGACAAAAAGCCGTCTCCGATTCCCCTGGAAGAGTGCCCCTGGTGCGGTACGAAGTTCAAAGCGACTTCATTTCAACTGCTGCCCTATGCAGACGAACCAACCGATTTGCGCGTTACCTGTGCCAATCGCCGCTGTGACTTTTCGCAGGGGAACAGTCTGCCGATCCTGTCTGTAGATGAGCCAATTTACCGACGTCTGCCCTGCTTCATGATCGCTACCGTGGACAAATTTGCTGCCATGCCCTGGACCGGAGAAGTGGGAGGCTTCTTCGGACGCGTCGACCGGGCTGATTCAGCCGGTTTTTATGGTCCCTGTCATCCTACGGAGGGTGTGCCCCTGCCTGTCGATCGTCTTCCTCCGCCGGATCTGGTGATCCAGGACGAGTTGCATCTGATCTCAGGGCCCCTGGGAACCGTGGTAGGGCTTTATGAGACTGCTCTGGATGAATTATCGGCAATCGATATCGATGGCAAAACGGTTCATCCCAAGATCATCGCTTCGACAGCCACGGTCCGCCGTGCTCAGAGCCAGATCCGCGCTTTGTTTAATCGACGTGATGTGGATGTGTTTCCTCCGCCGGGGCCGGATATTCGCGATTCCTTTTTCGCAGAAACCCATTCGACGGAGGAAAGCAATGCACGAAAATATGTGGGGGTCGCCGCTCAGGGGCGGAGTCCCAAGGTGATTCTCCTGCGAGTCTATATGGCTTTGCTGGGGGCGGCTCAGAAAGCGTACGCTGAAGCCGGTGGTAAGAAGAACACTGAGAATCCCGCAGATCCCTATATGACACTGTTAGGTTACTTTAACAGTTTGCGTGAGCTGGGAGGGGCACGGAGGTTGATTGAAGATGATGTCAGAACGCAGTTGACGGGACGTGGTTCGCGGAAACGGATTGGGGAAACAGAAGGTTTGTTCCTTGATAGAACCATCGCTTATGAGCCAGTCGAACTGACCAGTCGCGTTTCAACAGATAAGGTATCAGAGGCGAAACGCAGACTGTCCCAGCTGTTTAAAGAAAAGGATCATGTCGATGTGGCCATCGCAACGAACATGATTTCCGTCGGGTTGGATATTACTCGACTTGGACTGATGGTCTGTTTCGGGCAGCCGAAAACAAGTGCGGAATATATCCAGGCGACCAGTCGTGTGGGACGTGATGCTGATCGGCCTGGTCTGGTGGTGACCATTCTCAATATCCACCGACCTCGAGACCGTTCGCATTACGAACGATTCACTGCATTCCATAATACGTTTTATCGTAGCGTTGAGGCGACCAGTGTGACCCCCTTCTCTCCTCGTGCGCTGGACAGGGGACTGGCGGGGACCTTGATTGCGCTGGCACGTCTGGGGAATTCAGTAATGACTCCACCGCGCGGTGCCCTCGAAATTCTCAATGAACGGGCCCGATTAGACTCTGCTGTGGATTTGCTGGCTGAACGTGCCCTGGAGACACACGATAAAAGATCATCAGAGGATGCAAAACAGTTAAAGCTAAAAGTACATAAGCAGTGTAATGGTTTACTTGATGCGTGGTATACGATCGCCAAAGAGCTTCATGATGTGGGAGGAGCATTGCAGTACCAGACCGAAACCGGGGGAGCGCAGAGACTGCTCTATGAGTTTTTAAATACTGAATTGAAAACGTTACCAGCGCGCCATAAAAAGTTTCGGGCTAATCGTTCCATGCGTGACGTCGAGCCCAGTGTGAACCTGTGGTTAAAGACCATTGATGGTGTCGATATTGATGAAGAGGAGAAAGATACATGA
- the drmB gene encoding DUF1998 domain-containing protein, producing MSRRQQKKAPGQVRQSQLITSFGPGAMMDLPDHSVLISGLDAWSSGGEEIIEPRLTDKLKELFDPPLQILRLFTPPPDSEDPTAPQTGITAWQFPEWFITQDVDREASQGAVRARMLVPRRMLTKGKFVDDNRKKRSVVPVRFVRACRSGHIGDIDWYTFSHFHETDCRRPLWIEEVGTSGDIAEVYVRCECGSRRPLAEAVGFSAGALGHCDGARPWLGPYAWEQCNELNRLLIRQASNAYFSQLMSVISLPDRNENLHEAVKSAWDFIGEVEDTEMLKYERKKSKVHALLEDFRDEEVFAEVKVIRGETPQIPKSVKQAEMETLIASKDELGDDKPDGNFFARTLPREVWGQPWMNSVERVVLVHRLREVMAQVGFTRFEAVSPDIDGELEIGVRRAALAREITWLPAVENRGEGVFIQFSSDAVEKWVAREDVIARGTRLLAGYDAWKAEHHGATKKFVETGGLLPYVLFHSFSHMLVTAVSLECGYPASSIRERIYTIPDVGYGILLYTGTSDAEGTLGGLVQVGRRIHEHVRNALEMGELCSNDPVCAQHEPANMHERRFLHGAACHGCLLISETSCEQHNEFLDRALVVPTVDNLGTEFFKMAAE from the coding sequence ATGAGTCGACGCCAGCAGAAGAAAGCACCTGGCCAAGTACGTCAGAGCCAACTGATCACGTCCTTTGGCCCCGGAGCGATGATGGATTTGCCTGATCATTCGGTGCTGATCAGTGGCCTGGATGCCTGGTCCTCGGGGGGCGAAGAGATCATTGAACCCCGGCTGACAGACAAGTTGAAAGAATTGTTTGATCCACCTCTGCAAATTTTGCGACTTTTCACCCCTCCCCCAGATTCGGAAGACCCTACAGCGCCCCAGACCGGGATCACAGCCTGGCAGTTTCCGGAATGGTTCATTACACAAGATGTTGACCGAGAGGCCAGCCAGGGGGCTGTCAGAGCCAGGATGCTGGTTCCTCGTCGCATGTTGACGAAGGGGAAATTTGTCGATGATAACAGAAAAAAACGCAGTGTGGTTCCGGTCCGTTTCGTAAGAGCATGTCGAAGTGGACATATCGGCGATATTGACTGGTACACCTTCTCTCACTTTCACGAAACTGATTGTCGTCGTCCTCTATGGATCGAGGAAGTCGGAACGAGTGGGGACATCGCAGAAGTCTATGTGCGCTGTGAATGTGGGAGTCGCAGGCCACTGGCTGAAGCCGTTGGGTTTTCGGCAGGGGCACTCGGACACTGTGATGGTGCCCGTCCCTGGTTGGGACCTTACGCGTGGGAACAGTGTAATGAACTGAACCGTTTGCTGATTCGCCAGGCAAGTAATGCCTATTTTTCCCAGCTGATGAGTGTGATTTCATTGCCTGATCGCAATGAGAATCTGCATGAAGCTGTCAAGTCGGCCTGGGACTTTATTGGTGAAGTCGAAGATACAGAGATGCTCAAATACGAGCGAAAAAAGTCGAAGGTCCATGCGTTGTTGGAAGATTTTCGGGATGAGGAAGTCTTTGCAGAGGTTAAGGTGATCAGGGGAGAGACGCCTCAGATTCCCAAATCAGTCAAGCAGGCTGAGATGGAAACGCTGATTGCCAGTAAAGACGAATTGGGGGATGACAAACCGGACGGTAATTTCTTTGCCAGAACTTTACCACGCGAAGTCTGGGGTCAACCATGGATGAACAGCGTGGAACGCGTCGTGTTGGTTCATCGACTGCGAGAGGTTATGGCTCAGGTTGGATTTACCCGATTTGAAGCTGTATCGCCTGATATTGATGGAGAGCTGGAAATAGGAGTCCGCAGGGCAGCCCTGGCTCGAGAGATTACCTGGTTACCAGCTGTTGAAAACCGGGGAGAAGGCGTATTTATCCAATTCAGTTCAGACGCGGTTGAAAAATGGGTGGCCCGTGAGGATGTGATCGCGAGAGGGACTCGTCTGCTGGCCGGTTACGATGCCTGGAAAGCAGAGCATCATGGCGCGACAAAGAAATTTGTTGAGACGGGAGGTTTACTTCCCTATGTATTATTCCATTCATTTTCTCATATGCTGGTGACGGCGGTTTCGCTGGAGTGTGGTTATCCAGCCAGTTCCATTAGAGAACGCATCTATACGATTCCCGATGTGGGTTATGGAATCCTGCTTTATACAGGAACCTCTGATGCGGAAGGAACCCTGGGAGGCCTGGTTCAAGTGGGCAGGAGAATCCACGAGCATGTTCGAAATGCACTTGAAATGGGAGAGCTCTGCTCTAATGATCCCGTGTGTGCCCAGCATGAGCCTGCCAATATGCATGAACGACGCTTTCTCCACGGCGCGGCCTGCCATGGGTGTCTGTTGATTTCAGAAACTTCGTGTGAACAGCACAATGAGTTTCTGGATCGTGCCTTAGTCGTACCGACAGTGGACAACCTGGGAACCGAATTTTTCAAGATGGCTGCTGAATGA
- a CDS encoding excisionase family DNA-binding protein produces the protein MSMQTLNEPIIPSVSEVGLAKASSRRLTPFVNKNLKVRIAETDEQIELPAGAVRLLVDLLSAMAEGNAVTLIPIHAELTTQQAADLLNVSRPFLIRELESGVIPFRKVGTHRRVLFSDLMEYKHEIDKKRHEILDELAEQTQELDMGY, from the coding sequence ATGTCAATGCAAACACTAAATGAACCCATTATCCCATCAGTGAGTGAAGTAGGTCTAGCGAAAGCCTCAAGCAGGCGTCTTACACCGTTCGTTAATAAGAATCTAAAAGTACGTATTGCTGAAACAGATGAGCAAATTGAGTTACCAGCCGGTGCTGTTCGGCTACTTGTAGATCTACTTTCAGCAATGGCTGAGGGTAATGCAGTAACGCTCATTCCCATCCATGCTGAATTGACAACACAGCAGGCAGCAGACTTGCTTAATGTTTCAAGGCCATTTCTGATTCGGGAACTGGAATCAGGTGTGATTCCTTTTCGTAAAGTAGGTACTCACCGTCGCGTATTATTTAGCGACCTCATGGAGTACAAACACGAAATTGACAAAAAACGGCATGAAATTCTGGACGAATTGGCGGAACAGACACAAGAGCTAGACATGGGCTACTAA
- the drmC gene encoding DISARM system phospholipase D-like protein DrmC: MNNAFIKLGNTDLETLAAYLRSGRVAAPYTSLQLMRILPAGLSSEVLEGLVYYDSLGFSAAQIATILELVEQDRRNGRSDEPPIDLVTSGPEAPGITNRDTSVVVRELFAHARKSVLVVGYAVYQGQRVFEALAKRMEEHPDLDVNFFLNIPRPDRDETSSEIIVSQFKQRFKQTQWPDSSRLPNVYYDPRSVADDAPVRSSLHAKCVVVDLEHVFVSSANFTEAGQQRNIEVGLNIKSEWLAERLVKHFRHLQAEGLLVKAF; the protein is encoded by the coding sequence ATGAATAATGCCTTTATTAAGCTCGGTAACACGGACCTTGAGACGCTGGCTGCTTATCTGCGTTCTGGTCGTGTGGCGGCCCCTTATACGAGCCTGCAGTTGATGCGTATTCTACCGGCGGGTTTAAGCAGTGAGGTGCTGGAAGGACTGGTTTATTATGACAGTCTCGGGTTTTCCGCAGCTCAAATAGCGACTATTCTGGAACTGGTCGAACAGGATCGAAGAAATGGCCGTTCGGACGAACCGCCGATCGATCTGGTTACTTCCGGACCAGAAGCGCCCGGAATTACAAATCGGGATACCTCTGTTGTTGTTCGTGAACTATTTGCACATGCCAGGAAGTCCGTTCTGGTAGTGGGGTATGCAGTATATCAGGGGCAACGGGTGTTTGAGGCACTGGCGAAACGAATGGAGGAACATCCTGATCTGGACGTCAATTTTTTCCTGAACATCCCCAGGCCAGATCGTGACGAAACGTCCTCTGAGATAATTGTATCTCAGTTCAAACAGCGGTTTAAGCAAACACAATGGCCTGATAGTTCCCGCCTGCCTAATGTGTATTACGACCCGCGTTCTGTGGCGGATGACGCACCAGTCCGCTCTTCTCTGCATGCAAAATGTGTTGTTGTCGATCTGGAACATGTCTTCGTTTCATCTGCTAACTTCACAGAAGCCGGCCAGCAGCGAAATATCGAAGTGGGACTGAATATCAAAAGCGAGTGGTTGGCAGAACGGCTGGTAAAGCATTTCCGCCATTTGCAGGCGGAGGGGCTTTTGGTCAAAGCGTTTTGA